In Massilia antarctica, the following are encoded in one genomic region:
- a CDS encoding LytR/AlgR family response regulator transcription factor, with protein sequence MVIEDSRLAREGLVRMLGQFDGVEVIGQADHPATAAPMIAELRPDVLFLDIHMPGASGFDLLEMLDYLPRIVFTTAYSEYAIRSFDYNTVDYLLKPVSHERLASAIAKLAAADAAPASVSAPRPPLDINSKIFVKDGERCHLVSLESIRYIESCKNYVRIFFGGEKAYVKKSLNSIEERLPVKFFFRANRQCIINLQEIRAIEESISLGYEVTMSDGKVLEISRRNAQELKDLLSF encoded by the coding sequence ATGGTGATTGAAGACTCGCGCCTGGCGCGCGAGGGGCTGGTGCGCATGCTCGGCCAGTTCGACGGGGTCGAGGTGATCGGCCAGGCCGACCATCCCGCCACGGCCGCGCCGATGATCGCCGAACTGCGGCCGGACGTGCTGTTCCTCGACATCCACATGCCCGGCGCGAGCGGATTCGACCTGCTCGAAATGCTCGACTACCTGCCGCGCATCGTGTTTACGACCGCGTACTCGGAATACGCCATCCGCTCGTTCGACTACAACACCGTCGACTACCTGCTCAAGCCGGTCAGCCACGAACGGCTGGCCTCCGCGATCGCCAAGCTGGCCGCCGCCGACGCCGCGCCGGCATCGGTATCGGCGCCACGGCCCCCACTCGACATCAACAGCAAAATCTTCGTGAAGGATGGCGAACGCTGTCATCTGGTGAGCCTGGAATCGATCCGCTATATCGAAAGCTGCAAGAACTACGTGCGCATCTTTTTCGGCGGCGAGAAAGCCTACGTCAAGAAGTCGCTCAACAGCATCGAGGAGCGGCTGCCGGTCAAGTTCTTCTTCCGCGCCAACCGCCAGTGCATCATCAACCTGCAGGAAATCCGCGCCATCGAAGAATCGATCTCGCTCGGCTACGAAGTGACGATGAGCGACGGCAAAGTGCTCGAGATCTCGCGCCGCAATGCCCAGGAATTGAAGGACCTTTTAAGTTTTTAA